Proteins encoded together in one Chitinophaga sp. LS1 window:
- the sucD gene encoding succinate--CoA ligase subunit alpha, with amino-acid sequence MSVLVNKNSKVIVQGFTGTEGTFHATQMIEYGTQVVGGVTPGKGGTKHLDRPVFNTVDDAVKATGANVSIIFVPPGFAADAIMEAAEAGIELIVCITEGIPVQDMVRAKNFLVGRSSRLIGPNCPGVITAEEAKVGIMPGFIFKKGNIGIVSKSGTLTYEAADQVVKAGLGVSTAIGIGGDPIIGTPTKDAVELLMNDPETVGIIMIGEIGGSMEADAAKWIKENGTKPVVGFIAGQTAPPGRRMGHAGAIIGGADDTAAAKMKIMAECGVHVVESPANIGKTMAEVLKAVKA; translated from the coding sequence ATGAGTGTTTTAGTTAATAAGAACAGCAAAGTGATTGTACAGGGTTTCACCGGTACAGAAGGCACATTCCATGCCACACAGATGATAGAGTATGGCACGCAGGTAGTAGGCGGCGTTACGCCGGGGAAAGGCGGCACCAAGCACCTGGATCGTCCGGTTTTTAATACGGTAGATGATGCCGTAAAAGCAACCGGCGCCAATGTATCCATCATTTTTGTACCGCCAGGATTCGCTGCAGATGCGATCATGGAAGCTGCTGAAGCAGGTATAGAACTGATAGTTTGTATTACAGAAGGTATTCCTGTACAGGATATGGTTCGTGCAAAGAACTTCCTGGTAGGTCGTTCTTCCCGTCTGATCGGTCCTAACTGTCCTGGTGTAATCACTGCTGAAGAAGCTAAAGTAGGCATCATGCCAGGTTTCATCTTCAAGAAAGGTAACATCGGTATCGTATCTAAATCCGGTACTCTGACATACGAAGCTGCTGACCAGGTAGTAAAAGCTGGTCTGGGCGTATCTACAGCTATCGGTATCGGTGGCGACCCAATCATTGGTACCCCTACCAAAGATGCGGTTGAACTGCTGATGAACGATCCTGAAACCGTAGGTATCATCATGATTGGTGAAATCGGTGGTAGCATGGAAGCTGACGCTGCAAAATGGATCAAAGAAAACGGTACTAAACCAGTAGTTGGTTTCATCGCTGGCCAGACAGCGCCTCCGGGCCGTCGTATGGGTCACGCTGGTGCTATCATCGGTGGTGCTGACGATACTGCTGCTGCTAAGATGAAGATCATGGCAGAGTGTGGTGTGCACGTAGTAGAAAGCCCTGCAAACATTGGTAAAACAATGGCAGAAGTGCTGAAAGCTGTAAAAGCTTAA
- a CDS encoding alpha-2-macroglobulin family protein, which yields MAQFNYDNHWKKVQELDDKGLPKSALEEVNVIYRNALQQKNEGQLLKTLIFRIKYVNVKNENPATDDNFKVVDEQNVVFTPAIRAILQSMRAELLHNYLENNRSKLYSRTAIESDTSSDISTWTSDRLNKEIAAAYLSSLKDVELLKKVNVKDFAVIIEKGQNSENLRPTLYDLLAHRALDYFKSGEYNFRQAAKQFELLDPAAFAPAATFAAHTFTSADTTSYQYKALLLLQDLIRFHANDKAALLDVDIERIAYIKDVAVMPDKEELYVQQIKAMQQTYAGEKGVTQVMYLVALYYQGVGNGKENVGELTPSAAMKQAVALCEQAIKQVPVSVGANNCRGLLQSIQEKSIEVTTEQVNLPDEPFRALIGYKNVNKLYFRLVKIDESFRTKLKAQLESNEAYEERNKKYWNQILGKKADRTWDVALPGTDDYRQHTAEAKIEALPLGLYMLVGSINSAFTKEQNLIALQFIHVSNLSYIARSTYAAGDGKELFALHRKTGAPLQGVKFNVYEQQNNGKLKVTQSAISAKDGSVTLKPEKQYSTNRYELILNADTLAPDDYNYIYRYDYSNNNTNTPDHQTFLFTDRGIYRPGQLVYFKGIVVSLKGGVDVDTDRKILGNYKVTVRLVDRNSQKVDSMELTTNEYGAYAGKFRLPENQLNGVFRIDEDNNGGSVSFSVEEYKRPKFYVEFDTLRGTYRLNDTITVKGNALAYAGNNIDGAKVTYRVMRQARFPYWWMSRKAPAYSPARQIATGTTETAADGSFKVSFPALPDLSIAASQKPVFTYSIEADITDVNGETRTGNQSVSVGYQAMEISIGLTDRVLPQDLQKVNILTENLNGVFEPADVAITLKPLQHPGRLLRSRYWEKPDQFILSREEYEKAFPHDIYNEEDEQDTWKRGNAVFNKQLKTEANTTVLLDAKLLAPGWYELEVSTTDKFGEKVMQKKTFELVDAKATRVSYPVYSWSYTDDKTVKPGETAHFLLGSSASDLHIIETISTNLQSSLSSDFSFNNSVTDRKYDVKEADRGNVNVQYAFVKDNRVFTEERTIVVPWSNKELDVTIQSHRDKILPGAKEEWRIQIKGEKRDKIGAELLAAMYDASLDAFRANQWRLPDLYPSASRLANWDGHTNFKQVNAETYNFVENDTHYDDVNVSYDDLNWFSAQQFGVTVIDFGEGIGVQAVKLTGYGQPRYYNYMSRDAAPGGKAREMKKGVAAPAPSVAFAAPMMEADKVSSSNGLFALQGIAPGVVTAQTAATAEPAKSVETVTPRTNFNETAFFFPDLRTDENGNITFSFTVPEALTRWRFMSLAHTKDAAFGYAESSVITQKPLMVQPNAPRFMREGDKIIFSAKISNLADSALTGEARLELLDATTMKPVDGWFQNVYPAQHFTVSKGQSTAVTFPLEIPYKFGSSLLYRVVATAGKFSDGEENAVPVLTNSMLVTETLPLTMRGDGKKEFTFEKLLKSDASETLQQHALTVEYTGNPTWYAVQALPYLMEFPYECSEQVFNRYYANTLATYIVNKLPGVKSMFEKWKTTDTTALQSNLQKNEELKSVLLQETPWVLAAKNEAEQKRNIALLFDLNRMSAEQQKALEQLRQKQLPNGAFPWFNGMWEDQFVTQYILAGVGRLQQVGAVNSPDADAIVTKGLAYVDKKMDDWYHELKRNKADLSKQHIGYIESHYLYMRSLLNKPVEDKYKESYQFYLAQAKKFWLQQSTYTQAMLAIVLNDKGIIQSLKENATNNAEMGMYWKSVTAGYWWYQAPIETQAMLIEAFQRVSHDSVAVGDMKTWLLKNKQTNNWHTTKATADACYAMLLGGGNWLTANPEITIQLGKTTVKEEKKEAGTGYFKKQFNNEEVKPAMGKIEVKVDGSNGQPSWGAVYWQYFEQLDKITTAATPMTLQKQLFIEKTNDNGPVLTAIEDGNQLKVGDKVKARIVMKVDRDMEYVHLKDMRAACFEPTNVISQSGWQNGVSYYQSTKDASTNFFFSRLPKGTYVFEYSMFVTHNGDFSNGISTAQCMYAPEFSAHSEGIRVKVIE from the coding sequence ATGGCTCAGTTTAACTATGACAACCACTGGAAAAAAGTCCAGGAGTTAGATGACAAAGGCCTCCCCAAATCTGCCCTGGAAGAAGTCAATGTAATCTACAGGAATGCACTGCAACAAAAAAATGAAGGTCAGCTGCTAAAAACCCTGATCTTCCGCATTAAGTATGTAAACGTAAAGAACGAAAACCCTGCTACCGACGATAACTTCAAGGTAGTAGATGAACAAAACGTCGTTTTTACCCCAGCGATCCGCGCCATCCTGCAAAGCATGCGGGCGGAACTGCTCCACAATTACCTGGAGAATAACAGGAGCAAACTCTATAGCCGTACTGCTATAGAAAGCGATACTTCTTCAGATATCAGCACCTGGACCTCAGACCGGCTTAATAAAGAGATTGCAGCAGCTTACCTCTCTTCCCTGAAAGATGTGGAACTGCTCAAAAAAGTGAATGTCAAAGATTTCGCAGTCATCATCGAAAAGGGCCAGAACAGCGAAAATCTTCGCCCTACATTATATGACCTGCTGGCACACCGCGCATTAGATTATTTCAAGTCAGGAGAGTACAATTTCAGACAGGCAGCCAAACAGTTCGAACTGCTGGACCCTGCTGCTTTTGCACCTGCTGCTACTTTTGCGGCACACACCTTTACATCTGCTGATACCACTTCTTATCAGTACAAAGCCCTCTTACTGCTGCAGGACCTGATCCGCTTCCATGCAAATGACAAAGCAGCCCTGCTGGATGTAGACATCGAGCGTATTGCCTACATAAAGGATGTAGCTGTGATGCCCGACAAAGAAGAGCTGTACGTACAGCAGATCAAAGCTATGCAGCAAACCTATGCTGGTGAAAAAGGTGTGACACAGGTGATGTACCTGGTAGCACTTTACTACCAGGGTGTAGGAAACGGTAAAGAGAATGTAGGCGAACTGACACCTTCCGCTGCTATGAAACAAGCTGTGGCTTTGTGTGAGCAGGCCATCAAACAAGTGCCTGTTTCCGTTGGCGCAAACAATTGCAGAGGACTGCTGCAAAGCATACAGGAAAAATCTATCGAAGTCACTACTGAACAGGTGAACCTGCCAGATGAACCTTTCCGCGCACTGATCGGCTATAAAAACGTGAATAAACTGTACTTCAGACTGGTGAAAATTGATGAGAGCTTCCGCACTAAATTAAAGGCACAGCTGGAATCAAATGAGGCATATGAAGAGCGTAATAAAAAGTACTGGAACCAGATCCTGGGTAAGAAAGCTGACCGTACATGGGACGTTGCCTTGCCTGGTACAGACGATTACAGGCAACATACTGCTGAAGCAAAAATAGAGGCGTTGCCGTTAGGTCTGTATATGTTGGTCGGTAGTATAAACAGTGCCTTTACAAAAGAACAGAATCTTATCGCGCTACAGTTTATACACGTTTCCAACTTAAGCTACATCGCCCGCTCTACTTATGCTGCTGGTGATGGAAAGGAATTGTTTGCATTGCACAGGAAAACAGGTGCACCATTGCAGGGGGTGAAATTCAATGTGTATGAACAGCAGAACAATGGCAAACTGAAGGTGACGCAATCAGCCATTTCAGCAAAGGATGGTTCCGTAACCCTGAAGCCTGAAAAGCAATACAGCACTAACAGATATGAGCTGATACTGAATGCCGATACACTGGCTCCGGATGATTACAATTACATATACAGATACGACTATTCTAATAACAATACAAATACCCCTGATCACCAGACATTCCTCTTCACCGACAGAGGAATTTACCGTCCGGGTCAGTTGGTATACTTCAAAGGGATTGTAGTCAGCCTCAAGGGAGGTGTAGATGTAGATACCGACAGAAAAATATTGGGCAATTATAAAGTAACTGTACGCCTGGTAGACCGCAATAGTCAGAAGGTAGATTCAATGGAATTAACGACCAATGAATATGGTGCTTATGCCGGTAAATTCAGACTGCCGGAAAACCAGTTGAACGGTGTATTCCGTATCGATGAAGATAACAATGGTGGCAGTGTTTCATTCAGCGTGGAAGAATACAAACGTCCCAAATTCTATGTAGAATTCGATACGTTGCGTGGTACTTATCGCCTGAATGATACGATTACTGTAAAGGGGAATGCACTGGCTTATGCTGGTAATAATATCGATGGTGCAAAGGTGACTTACCGTGTGATGAGACAAGCCCGTTTCCCTTACTGGTGGATGTCAAGGAAAGCGCCTGCTTATAGCCCTGCACGTCAGATCGCAACAGGTACTACAGAAACAGCAGCAGACGGTAGCTTTAAAGTAAGTTTTCCTGCATTGCCTGATCTGAGCATTGCTGCTTCGCAGAAACCAGTCTTTACTTATTCTATCGAAGCGGATATCACAGATGTGAATGGGGAGACCCGTACAGGTAATCAAAGCGTGAGTGTAGGTTACCAGGCCATGGAAATCAGCATTGGGCTGACAGACCGTGTATTGCCACAGGACCTGCAAAAGGTAAACATTTTGACTGAGAACCTGAATGGTGTATTTGAACCTGCTGATGTAGCGATTACCCTGAAACCATTACAACATCCGGGTCGCTTACTGCGTAGTCGTTATTGGGAAAAGCCTGATCAATTTATTCTGTCCCGTGAGGAATATGAAAAGGCATTCCCGCATGATATCTACAATGAAGAAGATGAGCAGGATACCTGGAAAAGAGGTAATGCAGTTTTCAATAAACAACTCAAAACTGAAGCAAATACAACTGTGCTACTCGATGCTAAATTACTGGCGCCGGGTTGGTATGAGCTGGAAGTAAGCACGACCGATAAATTCGGTGAGAAGGTGATGCAGAAGAAAACTTTTGAACTGGTGGATGCAAAGGCAACCCGCGTATCGTATCCTGTTTATAGCTGGTCTTATACAGATGATAAAACAGTGAAACCTGGTGAGACGGCGCATTTTCTGCTGGGTTCTTCTGCTTCAGACCTGCATATAATTGAAACGATCAGTACAAACCTGCAGTCTTCTTTAAGTAGTGATTTCTCTTTCAATAATAGTGTTACTGACAGGAAGTATGATGTGAAAGAAGCGGACAGGGGGAATGTGAATGTGCAGTATGCATTTGTAAAAGATAATCGTGTTTTTACTGAAGAAAGAACCATCGTTGTTCCATGGAGTAATAAGGAGCTGGATGTAACGATTCAGTCACATCGTGATAAGATCTTACCTGGTGCAAAAGAAGAATGGCGCATACAGATCAAAGGTGAAAAACGTGATAAGATAGGTGCGGAGTTGCTGGCTGCCATGTACGATGCATCGCTGGATGCATTCAGGGCAAACCAGTGGAGACTGCCTGATTTATATCCGAGTGCATCAAGATTGGCAAACTGGGATGGTCATACAAACTTTAAGCAGGTAAATGCAGAGACTTACAACTTCGTTGAGAATGATACGCATTATGATGATGTGAATGTTTCTTATGATGATCTGAATTGGTTTAGTGCACAACAGTTTGGTGTAACTGTGATTGATTTTGGAGAGGGGATTGGTGTACAGGCAGTGAAATTGACGGGTTATGGACAGCCTCGCTATTACAATTATATGTCCAGGGACGCAGCGCCCGGAGGTAAGGCAAGGGAAATGAAAAAAGGAGTGGCTGCGCCAGCGCCATCAGTAGCTTTTGCAGCACCAATGATGGAAGCAGACAAGGTGTCGAGCAGTAACGGGTTATTTGCCTTACAAGGAATAGCTCCTGGTGTTGTAACAGCGCAAACGGCAGCAACTGCTGAACCCGCGAAAAGCGTTGAAACTGTCACCCCCCGCACCAACTTCAACGAAACCGCTTTCTTCTTCCCTGACCTTCGCACTGATGAAAATGGCAACATCACCTTCAGCTTCACCGTGCCGGAAGCCCTGACCCGCTGGCGCTTCATGAGCCTCGCTCATACAAAAGACGCTGCATTTGGTTATGCTGAAAGCAGTGTGATCACACAGAAACCATTGATGGTGCAGCCAAATGCACCCCGCTTTATGAGAGAAGGCGATAAGATCATCTTCTCTGCTAAGATCAGCAACCTTGCTGATAGTGCATTGACTGGCGAAGCACGTCTTGAACTGCTGGACGCAACCACCATGAAACCTGTAGACGGCTGGTTCCAGAATGTTTATCCTGCACAGCACTTCACTGTATCTAAAGGACAAAGCACTGCTGTTACATTCCCATTAGAAATACCATATAAATTTGGTAGCTCCCTGTTGTACCGCGTAGTGGCTACCGCCGGCAAATTCAGTGATGGTGAAGAAAACGCTGTACCGGTATTGACGAACTCAATGCTGGTGACAGAAACCCTGCCACTGACGATGCGTGGTGATGGAAAGAAAGAATTTACTTTCGAAAAATTACTGAAGAGCGATGCTTCAGAAACTTTACAGCAGCATGCACTCACAGTTGAATACACCGGTAATCCTACCTGGTACGCAGTACAGGCATTGCCTTACCTGATGGAGTTCCCATACGAATGTTCCGAACAGGTATTCAACCGTTATTATGCGAATACGCTCGCTACTTACATCGTGAATAAACTGCCCGGTGTAAAAAGCATGTTCGAAAAATGGAAGACAACTGATACCACTGCGCTGCAAAGCAACCTGCAAAAGAATGAAGAACTGAAGAGTGTATTACTGCAGGAAACACCGTGGGTGCTGGCTGCTAAAAATGAAGCAGAACAAAAACGCAATATTGCCCTGCTCTTCGATCTGAACAGGATGAGTGCTGAACAACAGAAAGCATTGGAGCAACTGCGTCAGAAACAGCTGCCAAATGGTGCTTTCCCATGGTTCAATGGTATGTGGGAAGATCAGTTTGTAACACAGTATATTCTGGCTGGTGTAGGCCGCTTACAACAGGTAGGTGCTGTGAATAGTCCGGATGCGGATGCGATTGTGACCAAAGGCTTAGCCTATGTAGACAAGAAGATGGACGACTGGTACCATGAGCTGAAACGTAACAAAGCTGATCTGAGCAAACAGCATATCGGTTACATCGAATCGCACTACCTGTACATGCGTAGTCTGCTGAACAAACCGGTAGAAGATAAGTACAAAGAATCTTATCAGTTCTACCTGGCACAGGCTAAGAAATTCTGGTTGCAACAGAGCACTTATACGCAGGCCATGCTGGCGATTGTATTAAATGATAAGGGCATTATCCAATCATTGAAAGAAAACGCCACCAACAACGCAGAGATGGGGATGTACTGGAAGAGTGTAACAGCCGGCTACTGGTGGTACCAGGCGCCGATTGAAACACAGGCTATGCTCATCGAAGCATTCCAACGTGTAAGTCATGATTCAGTAGCCGTAGGCGATATGAAAACATGGTTGTTGAAGAACAAACAAACCAATAACTGGCATACCACCAAAGCAACTGCCGACGCTTGTTATGCAATGCTCTTAGGTGGTGGTAACTGGTTGACTGCAAATCCTGAAATCACCATCCAGTTGGGTAAAACAACTGTGAAGGAAGAAAAGAAAGAAGCAGGTACCGGTTATTTCAAAAAGCAATTTAACAATGAAGAAGTAAAACCTGCGATGGGTAAAATTGAAGTAAAAGTAGATGGCAGTAATGGTCAGCCTTCATGGGGCGCTGTGTACTGGCAATACTTTGAGCAGCTGGACAAAATCACCACTGCGGCTACACCAATGACCCTGCAGAAACAGCTCTTCATCGAGAAGACAAATGACAATGGTCCTGTGCTGACGGCTATCGAAGATGGCAATCAACTGAAAGTAGGTGATAAGGTAAAAGCACGTATCGTGATGAAGGTAGATCGTGACATGGAATATGTACACCTGAAAGATATGCGTGCCGCATGTTTTGAACCTACGAATGTGATTAGTCAGAGTGGGTGGCAAAATGGAGTAAGTTATTACCAGAGCACGAAAGATGCGTCTACTAATTTCTTCTTCAGCCGTTTACCAAAAGGTACTTATGTGTTTGAATACAGCATGTTTGTAACACACAATGGAGACTTCAGTAACGGTATCAGTACTGCACAGTGTATGTATGCTCCTGAATTCAGTGCACATAGTGAAGGAATCAGGGTGAAAGTAATAGAGTAA
- a CDS encoding alpha/beta hydrolase-fold protein, with amino-acid sequence MKQTISILLVMFLAANATAQHMKIISDSLYSDNLKEMRQIEVELPDNYDPASGKKYEVIYVTDGEWNNDIVAHMQRFVQIQFVPPCIVVSMKNMGVRDRDFTPSRLQGNSRSGGADKFLAFMKTELMPYIEKKYPARADNRVYVGSSLAGLFGIYAFLHDPMLFESYLISDPAMWWDNGLLLKETGEKLAGMSQVHASLYITGREGAAMRDMGVSQLDSIFREKAPASLHWKVTPYAGETHNSMIFKTVFDGLKFTWAGYTTDQPRYHPMTGIVLKDKSFPLYIWPDERSDWHYTTDGTVPTAASPRINGKLDLTIPVQFTIKSICVRDEYSDTIRGSFKVGTTLKSEPLPKQLKPGGLDTLPGLLKGGIRIDTDGYYIFFIDTEDSVKVSLGNAMSNVTFDKQSFIVPLQKGYYPLKISYKGAAPRIEWITPASPDSGPLPAAVLYPHH; translated from the coding sequence ATGAAGCAAACCATCAGTATTCTCCTTGTCATGTTTCTGGCGGCCAATGCCACCGCACAACATATGAAGATCATCAGTGATTCCCTTTACTCTGACAACCTGAAAGAGATGCGTCAGATTGAAGTGGAACTACCGGATAATTATGATCCCGCTTCAGGGAAAAAGTATGAAGTGATCTATGTGACGGATGGTGAATGGAACAATGACATCGTTGCACACATGCAGCGTTTTGTACAAATTCAATTTGTACCTCCCTGTATTGTAGTCAGTATGAAAAACATGGGAGTGCGTGACCGGGATTTTACACCCAGCCGTTTGCAAGGCAATTCCCGCTCAGGGGGAGCCGATAAATTCCTCGCCTTTATGAAGACTGAACTGATGCCCTACATTGAAAAAAAATACCCTGCCCGTGCGGACAACCGGGTATATGTAGGCTCATCGCTGGCGGGTTTATTTGGGATCTACGCTTTTCTGCATGACCCAATGCTGTTTGAGTCTTACCTTATTTCAGACCCTGCGATGTGGTGGGACAATGGTTTGCTGCTCAAAGAAACAGGGGAGAAACTGGCGGGTATGAGCCAGGTACATGCATCGCTGTACATTACAGGCAGGGAAGGAGCAGCGATGCGTGATATGGGGGTATCTCAGCTGGATTCTATTTTCAGAGAAAAGGCACCTGCTTCATTACACTGGAAGGTAACACCGTATGCAGGAGAAACGCACAACAGTATGATCTTTAAAACCGTGTTCGATGGGCTGAAATTTACGTGGGCAGGTTATACCACAGATCAACCCAGGTACCATCCAATGACGGGTATTGTGCTGAAAGATAAATCATTCCCGCTCTACATCTGGCCGGACGAAAGGTCTGACTGGCATTATACCACAGATGGTACGGTACCTACAGCAGCATCACCACGCATCAATGGTAAACTGGATCTGACGATACCAGTACAATTTACCATCAAGTCTATTTGTGTGAGAGATGAATATAGTGATACGATACGTGGTAGTTTTAAAGTAGGAACAACATTGAAATCCGAACCATTGCCAAAGCAGTTGAAACCCGGTGGCCTGGATACTTTGCCGGGATTACTAAAAGGCGGGATCAGGATTGATACAGATGGTTATTATATATTTTTTATCGATACAGAAGACAGCGTGAAAGTATCTCTGGGCAATGCGATGAGCAATGTGACATTTGATAAACAAAGTTTTATCGTGCCCTTACAAAAGGGATATTATCCATTGAAAATTTCTTACAAAGGTGCAGCACCCCGAATAGAATGGATCACGCCTGCCAGCCCGGATTCGGGCCCTCTGCCAGCTGCTGTGTTGTACCCTCATCATTAA
- a CDS encoding FAD-binding oxidoreductase, whose translation MNVDYLVVGQGIAGTMLSYSLMQAGASVLVIDEYKENSSSRVAAGVVNPVSGRRFTVAWLYDEIYPIALRTYREMEELLGLPVYKERDLWTVLPTEQLKTAFFDRTTGLDYMRLPSAAAIAHYDQWLDQPFGAAIIKGGTVLLQQLLPIWREYLKKHNSLLEERFLPSQLQAKPTRVTYGDIHARAVIFCDGAQTTHNPWFSAIPFLLNKGEVLTVRVPGFETADIVKRSISMVPIPGQNDIYWVGATFAWDYPDENPTAEKRAFLENGLQQLLKVPYEVLDHQAAVRPSGTDRRPMLGMHPEMPSLGLFNGLGTKGSSLAPAMAAQMTAHLLRNAPLWQETDIKRFFNRYKG comes from the coding sequence ATGAATGTAGATTATCTGGTAGTAGGTCAGGGCATCGCAGGTACGATGCTAAGTTACAGCTTGATGCAGGCTGGAGCTTCTGTACTCGTCATAGACGAATACAAGGAAAACAGTTCTTCCCGTGTGGCGGCAGGTGTGGTGAATCCGGTTTCGGGCAGACGTTTTACAGTGGCGTGGTTGTACGACGAGATCTATCCGATAGCCCTGCGCACTTACCGTGAAATGGAGGAATTGCTGGGGTTGCCTGTATATAAAGAGCGGGATCTGTGGACAGTGTTGCCTACAGAACAGCTGAAGACGGCATTCTTTGACAGAACGACAGGTCTGGATTATATGCGACTACCATCGGCCGCTGCTATAGCCCATTATGACCAGTGGCTGGATCAACCTTTTGGCGCAGCCATTATAAAAGGGGGGACAGTGCTGCTGCAACAGTTATTGCCCATCTGGAGAGAATACCTGAAGAAACATAATTCCCTGCTGGAAGAGCGTTTCCTGCCTTCCCAGCTGCAAGCAAAGCCAACCCGTGTCACTTATGGCGACATTCACGCCAGGGCAGTGATCTTTTGCGACGGCGCCCAGACTACCCATAATCCCTGGTTCAGTGCTATCCCTTTCCTCCTGAATAAAGGTGAGGTACTGACAGTGCGGGTACCCGGATTTGAAACAGCGGATATCGTAAAAAGAAGTATATCAATGGTACCCATACCTGGTCAAAACGACATTTATTGGGTAGGTGCCACATTTGCCTGGGACTATCCGGATGAAAACCCAACTGCCGAAAAGCGGGCTTTTCTCGAGAATGGACTCCAACAATTATTAAAAGTTCCCTATGAGGTGCTGGATCACCAGGCGGCAGTAAGGCCAAGCGGCACAGATCGCCGTCCTATGCTGGGTATGCACCCTGAAATGCCGTCTCTAGGCTTATTCAACGGCCTGGGAACCAAAGGTTCCAGCCTGGCACCAGCCATGGCGGCCCAGATGACGGCTCATTTGCTACGCAATGCCCCACTGTGGCAGGAAACCGATATAAAACGGTTTTTTAACAGGTATAAAGGTTAG